A segment of the Aromatoleum aromaticum EbN1 genome:
TCAGCGCCGCAGTTGCGAACGGCAGGCAGCCGAGGATCCACGCCGACAGCTTCCCTTCGGCCGACAGCGTGCGGATCTCGCCATACAGCTTCAGCCGCGCGCGCACGATCTTGCTGATGTTGTCGAGCAGCTCCGCGAGGTTGCCGCCCGAATCGCGCTGGATCAGCACCGCGATGACGAAGTAGCTGAGGTCGGTGCTGTCGGTGCGCGAAGCGAGGTTCAGCATCGCCGTCTGCTGCGGCACGCCGTAGTTCATCTCGTCGAACAGGATGCGGAACTCGCCGCCGATCGGGTCCTTCATCTCCTCGGCAACCATCTTGATCGCGGTCGGGAACGCGTGGCCAGCGCGCAACGCGCGCCCCATCAGGTCGAGCGCTTCCGGCAGCTGCAGCTCGAAGCGCTGCATGTGCTGGTTGCGCGCGCGCATCACGTACAGCGTCGGCAGCATGCCGAGCACCACGGCAAACCCGAGGCCGAGGAACAGCGGCCGGTTCAGCAGCAGCGGCAACGTGAAGCCGAGCGCCGCGAGCGCGACCGTCCAGCCAGCGAACTGCGCCAGCGTCAGTTGCAGGCGGGACTGCACGATGAGCCGGTTGATGCCGTGAAGGTGCGGCACGGCTGCGAGCAGGCGGTCACCTGCCGCCGAGCCCGCGGCGTTCTGCTCCTTGTACAGCGATGCCGGCCGGGCGCTGCCCACACCGCTCGCGACTTCGTCGAGGCGGCGGTTGAGCCGCTTCGCGTCGGCGCTATGGCTCGACGCCCACCACAGGTAGGCGCCTTCGAGGAACAGCACGACCGTGATGAAAGTCGCGAGCGCGAACAGCAGCGTCAGGATGTCCATCTCAGGCCTCCTGCTGGGCCGCCCCAAGGGAGGCCTGCGCCCCCTTGGGGGGCAGCGAACAAAGTGAGCGTGGGGGTAGTTTCATCTCAGCCTCACTCGAAGCGCCGCCCGGGGTTGAACATGTCCTCGGGCAGGCGGATGCCGAACGAGCGCAGGCGTTCGGCGAAATGCGGGCGCACGCCGGTCGCGGTGAAGTAGCCCTGCACTTCGCCGGTCTCCGAAATGCCCGTCTGCCGGAACGCGAAGATCTCCTGCATCGTGATCATCTCGCCTTCCATACCGGTGATCTCCTGGATGCTGATGATCTTGCGCTTGCCGTCGGTGAGCCGGCTCGCCTGCACGATCAGGCCGATCGCGCTGGCGATCTGCGAGCGCGCGACTTTCGGCGGCAGGTTCGCGTCGGACATGCCGATCATGTTCTCCATGCGACCGAGCGCGTCGCGCGGCGTGTTCGCGTGCACCGTCGTCATCGAGCCTTCGTGGCCGGTGTTCATCGCCTGCAGCACGTCGAACGCCTCGGCGCCGCGCGTCTCGCCGAGGATGATCCGGTCCGGGCGCATGCGCAACGCGTTGCGCACCAGCGCCCGCTGCGACACTTCGCCCTTGCCTTCGATGTTCGGCGGCCGCGTCTCGAGCCGCACGACGTGCGGCTGCTGCAGCTGCAGCTCCGCCGCGTCCTCGATCGTGACGATGCGCTCGTCGGCGGGAATGTTCGCGGTGAGGATGTTCAGCAGCGTCGTCTTGCCGCTGCCGGTGCCGCCCGAGATCAGGATGTTCACTTTCGCGCGCGCGAGCCCCGCGAGGAGTTCGCCCATCTCCGGCGTCAGCGCCTTGAAGCCGATCAGCTTCTCCATCGTCAGCGGCACGGCGGCGAAACGGCGGATCGACACCACCGGTCCGTCGAGCGCGAGCGGCGGGATGATCGCGTTCACGCGCGAGCCGTCCGGCAGGCGCGCGTCGACCATCGGGCTCGATTCATCGACGCGCCGCCCGACGCGCGACACGATCTTGTCGATGATCTTCATCAGGTGCGCGTCGTCGCTGAACGTGACGGGGGTCAGCTCGATTTTGCCGTGCCGCTCGACGTAGATCTGCTGCGAGCCGTTGATCAGGATGTCCGACACCGTCGGGTCGGCGAGCAGCGGCTCGATCGGCCCGAGCCCGAGCATCTCGTACTGGATGTCGCGCACGAGGTCGCGCCGCTCGTTCGTGTTGATGACGACGTTTTCTTCGGCGAGCAGGCGCTCGACCATCAGCCGCAGCTCGTCGCGCAACTGGTCCGGCCCGAGGCTTTCCATCGCCTCGAGGTCGATGCGCGACAGCAGCAGCTGGTGGATGCGCATCTTCAGCGTCTGATACGCCTTGTTCGCGCGCGGGTCGGGCGCCGCCGCCGGACGCATCACGGTGTCTGTCGAGACCGATTCGAGGCGCTGTCGCAAGCTCATTTCACGTTCCTTTCAATAGTCATCCGCGTGCTGCGCTCAATGCGTCGCGAACAGGCGCGACAGCCAGCCCTTGCTCGCTTTTTCCGGGTCGTCGACGAGCGATTCGGCGATCTCGCGCAGCGCTTTCGTCACCGGGCTGTTCTTCGCCAGCCGCGCGATCGGCTCGCCCTGGTTCACCGACGCGGCGACCGTGTCGTAGCTGTTCGGCACCGTCTTGAACAGCTTCGCCTTCACCGTGCGCTCGACGTCCTGCAGGCTGATGTCGCTGTTCTTGTGCTGGCGATTGACGACCAACCCGACTTTCGACATCGGGTAGCCAAGCGACACGAACACCTCGACGAGCCGCTTCGCCTCGCGGATGAACGGCAGCGTGAGCTGCACCACCGGAAAGATCATGTCGGCCATGTCGAACGGCTTGAGGCTCACCGCGTCGAGCGAGCGGCCGACATCGACGATGACGAAATCGTAGTTCGTGCGCGCAACCTTGAGGATCGCCTCGACGTGCTCGGGGCGGACGTCGGTCGAGTGGGCCGGGTCGTCCGGCGCCGCGAGCAGGTGAAAGCCGGGCGCGACTTCGATCATCGCCGACTGCAGGAACGCGGCATCGAGCCGGTGGATTTGCTGGCACACCAGCGCCAGGTTGCTTGCCGGTTTCTGGTCGGTGACGTACATCGCCGCGTCGCCGAACTGCAGGTTCAGGTCGATCAGCGCGACGCGCTTGCCGTGCGCCGCTGCGAGGACCCAGGCGAGATTCGTCGCGAGAAAAGTCGCGCCGCTGCCGCCCTTGCAGGAAGTCAGGGCGAGGATCTTGCCGTTGGTCGCACTGCCGCCGCGCTTGCGCGTGATGCGTGCCAGCGCGGCATGCAATGCCTCGGGCGACGGCGAAATCGGCAGCACTTCGCGCACCCCCGCACGGAACGCCTGCAGCAGAAAATCCGACGACGTGTCGGCCGTGATGACGATCGGCTCGATCTGCGGGTAGCGCAGCGTCAGCTGTTCGAGCGCGCCGAGGTTCGCCGGGCGGAATGCGTCGAGCACGACGACGTCCGGCACCGTGCCATTGACGGCGCCGAGCGGTTCGCTCGACGTCGCGTGACCAACGGCGACGTCCATCGACTTGCCCGCCTGCGCGAGCGTTGCCCGCAGGCGTTCGGCGCTGTCGTGGTTGTCGGAAAGAATTCGGATTTTCATGACGTCCTCTGAACGCGGTAGCGGTGCGGTCAGCTGCCGCACACGGGATTGCCGGAACTGCTCATGCTTTCGCGCGGCAGCGTCGTCTGGAACGCCGGCAGGGGCACGGCAAGGGGAATGAATGGAATGATCGTCTGGTGCGTGTAATCCGACAGGCGCACCAGTACCGACTTACAGGTTGCGGCGTCGCAGGAAGCGTTAGGGGGATCGAGATAGTCGATTGTGATCGTCGCCGCTGCGAACGACGGCAACATCTGTCGCATGCGGGTCTCGACGATTGGGGCATCCTCCTTGTCGCAGACGACCGCAAGGCGCGCGCCGAGCCGGGTGGCTTCAGCGGCGGCATTCCAGGTCCACAGCATCCGCCCGAACTCCATGATGCCGATCAGCAAGGTGAAGAACAGCGCTGCAACCACCGCGAATTCGACCGCGGCGACTCCACCTTGCCGCTTCCTTCCGCCGCTTGTGATTCGCGAGTTCATAGCTGCGACCTCATCGTGACCGCAATGTTGTTGAAGGTGATGTCCGGCATCACGTATTCGACGACGGAGTTGTACGGATAGCCGCTGATCCGCACCGTCACCGTGTTGATCATCCCGGTTCCGGTCGTCACGGTGTTCTCGACGCCGGGGCAGCTGAGGATCGTGTCACAGGTCTGCACCATGCTTGTTTTCAGGTCGGGAGCCAGCGCCGGACCGTTGCAGTCAGGGTTGCCATGCACTGCCATGCACTTGGCGATCGCGTGTTCGACAGGATCCCCCGGCGTCTTTGCGGTCAGGTGGCGGGCAGCGTCTCGAACTGCCTTGGCCAACGTGTTGTACGAATAGATCGCGCGGCCGAACTCGGTGATGCCGAAGCCCAGCATCACCAGCGGGATCAGGAGAAACGCGAATTCGACGGCGACGACACCGCGCATGTGACGCATGGCTCGAATCCTCACTGGACCAAGGCGGGCACCAGCGGCCCGACCGAGGTTGAGCTGCCGACCGCGCCGGACGTGGCGCAGGGGCTGCCCGGTTCGTTCGACGCGCCGAGGTACTCGGCGCTGACGGTGACGTCGCTGCCGGCCTTCTTGTATGGCTCCAGCAGCAGGATGCAGGCATAGCCGCGGATTGGCGCGTGATGGCCGCCAGAGTCAAGGCTCCCCGCGCAGTCCTCGAGTAATGGGACGGTGACCAGGCGGCGGTCCGCGCCGAACGAGATCATCTGCGCGGTGCTGGCCTGGTTCGTGCCACTGGGCAGTTCGGAACTTTGTACCTGGAGGTGCGAACTGCGCGCCGCGACGAAGTTTGGCGTGCCCCCGGATGAGCCCTTGTACGCATCGCGGCCCAATGACCAGGTCGTCGTGTTGTAGGCCAGGCCGGTGAAGTCGGGCGGAGCGCTCTTCAGCTCGCCGTCCGTACAGGCACTTCCCTGACAGATGCCAAAGCGCGTGTTGAACGCCTGGCCGATACTAGTCTTCTGGCCGGCGTCGCCGACACAGCCAGGCGTCGGCGTCGAATTGCCGGAGGTAGGACAGGTGGACGGGCCGTTCGGCGGCAGATTGCATTGCCCCGCCCCCTCGAAGAGACACGAGAGTTCCTGGGCGCCCTTGCCGGAACAATTGGGCGTAGTCGTGCTCGGATCGAAGTCCACCCAGCGGAAATCGCCCGTCAGGTTTTCCATCGTACCGCCGCCGCTTTCCTTGAAGTTCATCGAGTACCAGTCGCCCTTGACGTAGCCGAAGTGCGGTGCCGAGCTGCTGGGGTGCGTGCATAGGCCCATCGGAATCGCGCAATTGTTCTGTGACGGGGCAAGGGTGGCGGTGGCAATGGCACTCACCGTCTGGTCGCCGAAGCCCATGACCTGCATGAACCACGGCGCTATTCCGTTTCGGGTAATCGTGCAGCGCACGTACTTCGAGTTGCCGGTCGCTCCCCCTGCGGGCAGCCAGGAACCAGCGAGCGAAGTCGAGAACGTCACGTCGATGTCCGCAGCTGCGATTGCGCCTCCCTGGAAATCGACGCGGTTCTCCGTGCCAACGGTCTTGCCGGCATTCTCGGCCCGCGTGAAGTTTTCCGGCGAAATCGGAGAGCCGGTCAGCTCGTAGGACGCGGCCAGCGCACAGGCATCGGCCCCGTTCTGCAACTCGGTCTTGGTCAGGTAGAGATGGCCGCCATCGAGTGCAAGGCCGGCGAAACCGACGAGCACCACGAGTGAAAGGGCTGTAATGATCGCGACCACCCCGCGCTGTGAATCACGATCCGCGTGACGATTCCGCATAGCGCCGCTCCCGTCCCTTATTTGTTACTGCCCCGAAGCGCCGACGCCGATCGTCATAATGCTCGGCTGCGGCTCGGGGTTCGTGAAGCTCTTCGCATACTCTCCCATCGCACCCTGCGCCGCCTTGCCGTCGATACCGGCGACGGGATCGGTGTTCTTCGACGCTTCAGGGGAGATGATTTGCTGCGCCGCGGCCACGCGTGCGGCTTCACCGAAGCGCGAATCCCAGTTCGGGGAGGTCGCGACGCAGCCGGTCAGGGCGAGCGTTGCGAGCGAGACAGTCAGTCTTGCGAATGCGTTCACGGTCTGCTCCTCATTTCGGTTCAAAGCCGCCGCGGGCGGAATTTTCCTCACCGGGCAAGAGATCAGGGTGGTCTGCCGGAGCGGGGCCCTTGCCTTCGAGTTTCCCGCGCCAGATCACGTCGCTGCGGCTCGGCTCGACGTAGTTGTCGGTCGGCAGCGCGTAGTCCTCGGGCAGCGGCTTGACCAGGCGCGGCGTGATGACGAACACCAGTTCGGAGCGGTCGGTCTGGAACTCGGTGCTGCGGAACAGTGCGCCGATGACCGGGAGTTCGCCGAGGAACGGGAAGGCCTTGATGTTGGTCGTCGTGTTGTTCTTGATCAGGCCGCCGATCGCGAAGCTCTGTCCGTCACGAAGCTGGACCGTCGTGAAGGCCCGGCGCGTCGTGAAGGACGGCAGGATCGCGAGGCCGTTCACCCCGGGCGCGGTCAGCCCGACGCCTTCGCGGTTCAACTCGGACACTTCGGGGCGCACGGCAAGGTTGATGCGGCCGCCTTCGAGCACCGTCGGGGTGAATTTGACGGAGACGCCGAACTCCTTCTCCTCAAGCGTCACCGTCCTCGTCCCGCCATCGTTTTGCGACACCGGGATGAAGATCTTGCCGCCGGCGAGGAAGCTGCCTTCCTGTCCGCTGATCGCCATCACCGTCGGTTCGGCGAGGATCTTCACCAAACCGTCGCTCTTCTGCGCATCGACGCCGATCAGCGTGCTGTTGCTGCCGGAGATCAGCGGGACCTTCGTTGCGTCGCCGCCGATCGTCGCGTCGCCGATCGGCGCCGTGATCGCGCTGGTGCCGCTGGCGTTGCTGATCGAATCGACGATGCCGCCACCGACCCGCGCGCCAACGGTTCCCGACACCTGTCCGCCGACCGGGCTTTTGCCGCCGAACACGCCGGACAGGAAGCGAATCATCGTGCCGTCCCCCGCGGCATAGGCGCGGGAGAAATCGATGCCGAAGCGGTCCATCACCGCTTTCGACACTTCGGCGACTTTCACTTCCAGCATCACCTGTTGAGGCGCTCCGACGCTCAGCATGTTGAGGACGCGAGCGTTGCGCCCGTTCTCTCCCCCGTCGCCATCGCGAACGTATGCCGATGCAATCTCCACGGCGCGATCGACTTTCGTCGCGTCGCTGACGGTCCCGGTCAGCACGAGCGAGTCGTACGCCGAACTCACCTTGATCCCAGTTTCGTCGGGCAGCAATGCCGTCAAGGCGCCTTGCACCGAAGTCACGTCCATCGCAACCGTGACGTCGAGCGCGGTGCAGCCGCCCGAGCGGTCGACGAGCACGACGTTCGTCGAGCCGACGCTCTTGCCGAGCAGGTAGATCTCGTTCGGGCTCAACAGCAGCACGTCGACCTGCGCGACGCCGGGCCGGCCGTCGCTCTGCTTGGCCTGCTGTCCGCCCTTGTCGTCCTTGGCAGGCTCCGCGCTCGGGCGCGCCGCCTGCGCATTGTCGGGGTTGCCGAGCAGGATGCGGGTGACCGGGACTTCGGGCCGGATCACCGACGACTTGCCGACCGGGATCGTGACCATCGGGGCGATTTCGACGCGTCCGCACGGCGAACCGTTGGTGGTCGCGACGGCGACCCTCGGCGTCGCGGAGGACGTGCCGATGGCTGCGTGCGTGGCGAGCGGTAGCAGCAGCGCCAGCGCTATGAAAGCTCCGGCCCGTATGGAACGATGAGGTTTGTACAGGTTTTTCGTGCTCATGATGTTCCCTGCGCTCGGCAATCGGTTGGAAGCGATTAGAAGCATTCGTTGACCTTGGAGACGCCGCGGATCACCTCGACGCAGACCTGCTGCTTCGGTGCGGGGGCAGGGGGTTTGGCCACAACCCGGCGCGGCGCGGCAGGCTTGACCGCCTGCGGCGCAGGCGTGACCGGCGCATCGTCCGGCGTGCGCAGCAGCATCGCCTTCGTGATGCCCGCAGTGTCCGTCGTGTTCGAGTCGATCTGGTTGCGCAGCACCAGCGACAGGTTGCCGACGCTGCGGGCGAGGTCGAGCCGCTCGGCCTGTTCGGGAGTCACTTC
Coding sequences within it:
- a CDS encoding type II secretion system F family protein, which gives rise to MDILTLLFALATFITVVLFLEGAYLWWASSHSADAKRLNRRLDEVASGVGSARPASLYKEQNAAGSAAGDRLLAAVPHLHGINRLIVQSRLQLTLAQFAGWTVALAALGFTLPLLLNRPLFLGLGFAVVLGMLPTLYVMRARNQHMQRFELQLPEALDLMGRALRAGHAFPTAIKMVAEEMKDPIGGEFRILFDEMNYGVPQQTAMLNLASRTDSTDLSYFVIAVLIQRDSGGNLAELLDNISKIVRARLKLYGEIRTLSAEGKLSAWILGCLPFATAALINIVNPGFMKVLWEDPAGINFIYGAMGMMVLGVVWMRKIIRIRV
- a CDS encoding CpaF family protein translates to MSLRQRLESVSTDTVMRPAAAPDPRANKAYQTLKMRIHQLLLSRIDLEAMESLGPDQLRDELRLMVERLLAEENVVINTNERRDLVRDIQYEMLGLGPIEPLLADPTVSDILINGSQQIYVERHGKIELTPVTFSDDAHLMKIIDKIVSRVGRRVDESSPMVDARLPDGSRVNAIIPPLALDGPVVSIRRFAAVPLTMEKLIGFKALTPEMGELLAGLARAKVNILISGGTGSGKTTLLNILTANIPADERIVTIEDAAELQLQQPHVVRLETRPPNIEGKGEVSQRALVRNALRMRPDRIILGETRGAEAFDVLQAMNTGHEGSMTTVHANTPRDALGRMENMIGMSDANLPPKVARSQIASAIGLIVQASRLTDGKRKIISIQEITGMEGEMITMQEIFAFRQTGISETGEVQGYFTATGVRPHFAERLRSFGIRLPEDMFNPGRRFE
- a CDS encoding AAA family ATPase — its product is MKIRILSDNHDSAERLRATLAQAGKSMDVAVGHATSSEPLGAVNGTVPDVVVLDAFRPANLGALEQLTLRYPQIEPIVITADTSSDFLLQAFRAGVREVLPISPSPEALHAALARITRKRGGSATNGKILALTSCKGGSGATFLATNLAWVLAAAHGKRVALIDLNLQFGDAAMYVTDQKPASNLALVCQQIHRLDAAFLQSAMIEVAPGFHLLAAPDDPAHSTDVRPEHVEAILKVARTNYDFVIVDVGRSLDAVSLKPFDMADMIFPVVQLTLPFIREAKRLVEVFVSLGYPMSKVGLVVNRQHKNSDISLQDVERTVKAKLFKTVPNSYDTVAASVNQGEPIARLAKNSPVTKALREIAESLVDDPEKASKGWLSRLFATH
- a CDS encoding TadE family protein — translated: MNSRITSGGRKRQGGVAAVEFAVVAALFFTLLIGIMEFGRMLWTWNAAAEATRLGARLAVVCDKEDAPIVETRMRQMLPSFAAATITIDYLDPPNASCDAATCKSVLVRLSDYTHQTIIPFIPLAVPLPAFQTTLPRESMSSSGNPVCGS
- a CDS encoding TadE/TadG family type IV pilus assembly protein translates to MRHMRGVVAVEFAFLLIPLVMLGFGITEFGRAIYSYNTLAKAVRDAARHLTAKTPGDPVEHAIAKCMAVHGNPDCNGPALAPDLKTSMVQTCDTILSCPGVENTVTTGTGMINTVTVRISGYPYNSVVEYVMPDITFNNIAVTMRSQL
- a CDS encoding Tad domain-containing protein, translating into MRNRHADRDSQRGVVAIITALSLVVLVGFAGLALDGGHLYLTKTELQNGADACALAASYELTGSPISPENFTRAENAGKTVGTENRVDFQGGAIAAADIDVTFSTSLAGSWLPAGGATGNSKYVRCTITRNGIAPWFMQVMGFGDQTVSAIATATLAPSQNNCAIPMGLCTHPSSSAPHFGYVKGDWYSMNFKESGGGTMENLTGDFRWVDFDPSTTTPNCSGKGAQELSCLFEGAGQCNLPPNGPSTCPTSGNSTPTPGCVGDAGQKTSIGQAFNTRFGICQGSACTDGELKSAPPDFTGLAYNTTTWSLGRDAYKGSSGGTPNFVAARSSHLQVQSSELPSGTNQASTAQMISFGADRRLVTVPLLEDCAGSLDSGGHHAPIRGYACILLLEPYKKAGSDVTVSAEYLGASNEPGSPCATSGAVGSSTSVGPLVPALVQ
- a CDS encoding type II and III secretion system protein family protein → MSTKNLYKPHRSIRAGAFIALALLLPLATHAAIGTSSATPRVAVATTNGSPCGRVEIAPMVTIPVGKSSVIRPEVPVTRILLGNPDNAQAARPSAEPAKDDKGGQQAKQSDGRPGVAQVDVLLLSPNEIYLLGKSVGSTNVVLVDRSGGCTALDVTVAMDVTSVQGALTALLPDETGIKVSSAYDSLVLTGTVSDATKVDRAVEIASAYVRDGDGGENGRNARVLNMLSVGAPQQVMLEVKVAEVSKAVMDRFGIDFSRAYAAGDGTMIRFLSGVFGGKSPVGGQVSGTVGARVGGGIVDSISNASGTSAITAPIGDATIGGDATKVPLISGSNSTLIGVDAQKSDGLVKILAEPTVMAISGQEGSFLAGGKIFIPVSQNDGGTRTVTLEEKEFGVSVKFTPTVLEGGRINLAVRPEVSELNREGVGLTAPGVNGLAILPSFTTRRAFTTVQLRDGQSFAIGGLIKNNTTTNIKAFPFLGELPVIGALFRSTEFQTDRSELVFVITPRLVKPLPEDYALPTDNYVEPSRSDVIWRGKLEGKGPAPADHPDLLPGEENSARGGFEPK